One Indicator indicator isolate 239-I01 chromosome Z, UM_Iind_1.1, whole genome shotgun sequence genomic window carries:
- the FST gene encoding follistatin, with the protein MLNQRIHPGMLLLLMFLCHFMEDHTVQAGNCWLRQARNGRCQVLYKTDLSKEECCKTGRLTTSWTEEDVNDNTLFKWMIFNGGAPNCIPCKETCENVDCGPGKKCKMNKKNKPRCVCAPDCSNITWKGPVCGLDGKTYRNECALLKARCKEQPELEVQYQGKCKKTCRDVLCPGSSTCVVDQTNNAYCVTCNRICPEPTSPEQYLCGNDGITYASACHLRKATCLLGRSIGLAYEGKCIKAKSCEDIQCSAGKKCLWDFKVGRGRCALCDELCPESKSDEAVCASDNTTYPSECAMKEAACSMGVLLEVKHSGSCNSINEDPEDEEEDEDQDYSFPISSILEW; encoded by the exons ATGTTAAATCAGAGAATCCACCCGGGCATGCTCTTACTCCTGATGTTTCTGTGCCACTTCATGGAAGATCACACAGTACAGG ctGGGAACTGCTGGCTCCGGCAGGCGCGGAACGGCCGCTGCCAGGTCCTCTACAAAACCGACCTCAGCAAGGAGGAGTGCTGCAAAACCGGCCGCCTGACCACTTCGTGGACGGAAGAGGACGTCAACGACAACACACTTTTCAAGTGGATGATTTTTAAtgggggagccccaaactgcaTCCCGTGCAAAG AAACATGTGAGAACGTGGACTGTGGACCCGGGAAGAAATGTAAAATGAACAAGAAGAACAAACCTCGGTGTGTTTGTGCTCCGGATTGCTCTAATATCACTTGGAAGGGCCCTGTGTGTGGCTTAGATGGGAAAACCTACAGAAACGAGTGTGCCCTTCTCAAAGCCAGATGTAAAGAGCAGCCCGAACTTGAAGTCCAGTATCAGGGCAAATGCAAAA agACCTGTAGGGATGTTTTATGCCCAGGCAGCTCCACATGTGTGGTTGATCAAACTAATAATGCCTACTGCGTGACATGTAATCGAATTTGTCCAGAGCCTACCTCCCCTGAACAGTATCTATGTGGAAATGACGGCATAACTTATGCCAGTGCCTGCCACCTGAGGAAAGCTACCTGTCTACTGGGAAGATCCATTGGATTAGCCTATGAAGGAAAATGCATCA AAGCCAAATCCTGTGAAGACattcagtgcagtgctgggaagaAGTGCTTGTGGGATTTTAAGGTTGGCAGAGGTCGTTGTGCCCTCTGTGATGAGCTGTGCCCTGAAAGCAAGTCAGATGAGGCAGTCTGTGCCAGCGATAACACAACTTACCCAAGCGAGTGTGCCATGAAagaggcagcctgctccatgggtGTGCTTCTAGAAGTAAAGCACTCTGGATCTTGCAACT CCATTAATGAAGACccagaagatgaagaggaagatgaagaccAGGACTACAGCTTTCCTATATCTTCCATTCTAGAGTGGTAA